In Rariglobus hedericola, the DNA window GCGTCGCCCGCCGCGAGCGCGTGCGCGGCCTGCATCACCGCCTGCAAGCCGGAGCCGCAGACTTTGCTGATGGTGACGGCGCGGGCGGAAGGCGGAAGGCCGGCGGCGAGCGCGGCCTGGCGGGCGGGCGCCTGACCCTGGCCGGCTTGGAGCACGTTGCCCATCAGCACGTCTGAGACATCCGCCGACGCGATGCCGGCCTGGGCAACCGCGCCACGAATGGCGGTCGCACCGAGTTTCCACGCGGGCGCGGATGCGAGGGAGCCTTGGAACGCGCCCAACGGCGTGCGCGTGGCGGCGAGAATCACGATGGTCGAACTGGCGTTGGAACTACCAACCGCGGAAGACTGAGGAGCGTTCATGAGAGGGGAAAATGAACCTGACGGGGCGAAAAAAGACGGTCCAGAGCGATCATGCGCTCCGGCATTATTGTCAATTTATTCGCCTGCCCTCAGACGGCGGCGCGAAGCCAACTACTCAGCCCTTACCACCACCCGTTAATCACGAGTTGGATTCCCCGCAGCCTGAATCCCGGCGGGCTGCATGCAGCGCGACGACTTCCCGCCGCCGACATCCGCGTGGACGGCGGCTTGGTGCACAGCGTGTTCAAGCTCTGTTTGCACCCTCTCGCCTCGACACCCACACGCCCGCACGCCATCACCGGCCGGCATGCAACGACCGCACATACATCCGGGTCAGTTACTTTCCTTCTTCGCACTGATGTCCCTCACCATATCCGGCCCTGCTCCGTCCGCCTCCGCAGCAACACCCTCCGGCCCCGCCTTGACCGCCCAAGCCGGGCAACCGCTCACCGCGTTTGTCGAAGCCTTTACCGCCGCAATCGGCGACGGTCTCTACGCCACTCACTTCCGTCCGCTGGTTCATCCCGATCTGCTCGCACACACCGGCGACACGTGGATCTTTCGCGACAGCCCGCAAAAACCCTCCCCCGCCGACGCCCCGCCCACGCACGTGGTGCGCGATCTGAACGAGGGTGAACTCACCCGCTTCGCCACGATCTTCAGTTACCCGGTAACACCGGTAAAAGTCTTGGAGTTCTCTCACACGCACACAGACGGCGCTTCGAAGACCACCTCGCGCATGCCGCTCTATCTCGCGGGAAACAACGGCGCTTACACCCTCGTCTTTGGCGTTCCTAAGCCTAAGGAAGAAGTCGCCGCAGCGCGCGCCGTGGAATCCCTCCTCTATTACGAAGACACCGGTGCGTGGAAACAGAACTGGAAGCTCCAAATGGCCGCCTCCAGCCAAGCAACTTACTCCGTTGTTTTGTCCGATGCCGCTGGTGAAAACGTGATCGCAGTCGCGGGACCTTGGACTTTGCCCGAAGGTCGTAAGACCATCCGCTTCATGCTTAAGCCCGAAGGAGCATCCGCCGCCGTCAGAACCACCGCGCAAGGCAAACTCGAACTCCCCTATGCCTGGCAGGCAGGAGCCTCAGCCGCATCAAGTCATGCGCTACTGCCACTCACGACGCTCACCGCCTACGAGCGTGTAAAAACTCCCGCTTTCACCGGCGACACACTCGCCTTGGCCTCGTTGACCGGCATCGACGACACCGGCGCCTCGCGCACCCTCGTCCTGCAACTGCGCCGGAAGTAATCGGCGGTTCTGAGGCCAGACCGCCCTGCGACGAACACTCACCGCCGGGTGCGGCGGCCGGTTTGCGAGACGGCGGCCACTGCCTGCTCGTCGCTCGCGATCTGCGCCACGGTGAGGTGGATCAGATCATCGGGGTGGGTTTTTTCGCGTTCGCTCTGGAGATACTTTTCGCCGCCCTGCACGTGCACCACGACTTTGATGATTTCGCCGCCACTTTTAATGGTGAAGGCATCCGTGCCGGCCTCGATACGCTCGATGGCGGCCGACTGCGAAAACGACCAGCGCGTGAGATCGGAGTTCACACCGGCGATCGACTCGATGCGCTCGAGCGGGTCACGACTGTAAGCGCGGTTGACGGTGGAGACGGTGCGACGGTTGTGAATTCGAGCCATAAATGTGTGCGCCGCCGGATGGAATAATCCTGCGGGGCGTCGCCAACCTATCGGCGACCCACGCCAAGAGCGACAGCAATCACCTCCGACCGCGAGGCGCGCCCGATTCGTGAAGGATCTTACGGAACACCCTGCCTTGGAATGAAAGCAACGCGTCGCACCCCGTCGTTACACGCCCTGCCCCGCGGCCACGAAGCCGGAAATCTCGCGGCGTTTGGCGACGAAGTGGATCACCAACGCCAGCGCGTTCATGCCGAGCGCGGCAACGCACACACCCGGCCAGCCGCTGTGCGACCAAGCCAGCGCACCGACCAGCGAGCCCAACGCTCCACCCACGAAACGGCTCACCATGTAGAGCGTGTTGATGCGGCTGCGCGCCTCGGGCATCAGCGAAAGCACCTTGCCCTGCTCGGCCACCTGCACGGTTTGCACGCCCACATCCATCAACAACACGCCGAGGATGAGCCCGGGAATCGTCAGCCACAGCCACATCACGCCAAACGCCGCGAGGATGACGGTGAGCGCGAGCGTCACGGTGAAGGCCGCGCCCTTTTTGTCGGCCAGCTTGCCCGAATACGGAGCGGCCAGTGCGCCCACCAAACCGACGACGCCGAATAATCCCGTCTCAGTGGAACCGCGGTGAAAGTGCTCCGCCATGAGGAACGAGAGGCTCGTCCAAAACGCCGTGAAGCTGCCGAACGACAACGCGCCGATGATCGACGGACGCCACAGGCGCGGTTGCGATTTCAAGACCTGCCACAACGAAACCATCAGATCGCGGTAACGCATCGTGACCGTGGGCGGACGATGCGGCAGACGTGTGCGCAGGAGCGACGCGAGCACCACCATCATGACGGCGGCGAGGCCGAACATCGCGCGCCACCCAAAGTGATCGCCGACAAAACCTGCGAGCGTGCGCGCGAGCAGGATGCCGCCGAGCAAGCCGGTCATCATCACGCCCACGGTGCGGCCCTGCTCATTGGCCGGCGACATTTCCACGGCGATGGGGATGAGGATCTGCGCGCCCATGCACGTCATGCCGATGAGGAAGTTGCCCACGATCAGCAGAGACAGGCTGGGCGCAAATGCAGTGCCCACCAGAGTCACCGCGCACAGGTAGATGAGCGTAAGGATGAGTTTGCGGCGCTCGACGATGTCACCCAGCGGCAGAAAAAAGAGCAGGCCGAGACCGTAGCCGATCTGCGAAGCCATCGCGACCCAGCCGACTTGCGCAGCCGTGGCGTTGAAATAAACCGCGAACGCCCCGAGCAACGGCTGGTTGTAGCAAAAATTGGCCACGCACGCGCCGCACGCGATCGCCATGAGCCAAAGCGTGCGCGGCGAAAGCGCATCGGACGACGGAGCGGAACCAGAGGAAAGTGAAGTCATGGAAGAACGGTCGAGCCGTCACTTAACGAGGAGTCCCCCAGAACTCAAACAACCGAGCCGCAAATCGCCCCGCCCCGTGAATATCAGCGAACCACCTCGTCCAATCAATTTCCGCCGCCCGTCTCCGTTGCCCGACCGGCTCGCTCCGCGGCAAACAGATCGGACTCCACGCAAACCCTGCGCCAGAGCGAGAGCCACGTCTTCCAATCATGGTTGCCCTCCACGGCCGTCACGCGGCCCGGCGGCAAAAGCGTCGCGAGCATCCGGTGGCCGGGAGCCAGTGAATCTTCGCGCCCATAGAGCAACCAGGTCGGCGGCAACGCGGCCGACCGGTTGCCGAGAAACGTCCAGATCTCCTC includes these proteins:
- a CDS encoding DUF3892 domain-containing protein, whose translation is MARIHNRRTVSTVNRAYSRDPLERIESIAGVNSDLTRWSFSQSAAIERIEAGTDAFTIKSGGEIIKVVVHVQGGEKYLQSEREKTHPDDLIHLTVAQIASDEQAVAAVSQTGRRTRR
- a CDS encoding MFS transporter — translated: MTSLSSGSAPSSDALSPRTLWLMAIACGACVANFCYNQPLLGAFAVYFNATAAQVGWVAMASQIGYGLGLLFFLPLGDIVERRKLILTLIYLCAVTLVGTAFAPSLSLLIVGNFLIGMTCMGAQILIPIAVEMSPANEQGRTVGVMMTGLLGGILLARTLAGFVGDHFGWRAMFGLAAVMMVVLASLLRTRLPHRPPTVTMRYRDLMVSLWQVLKSQPRLWRPSIIGALSFGSFTAFWTSLSFLMAEHFHRGSTETGLFGVVGLVGALAAPYSGKLADKKGAAFTVTLALTVILAAFGVMWLWLTIPGLILGVLLMDVGVQTVQVAEQGKVLSLMPEARSRINTLYMVSRFVGGALGSLVGALAWSHSGWPGVCVAALGMNALALVIHFVAKRREISGFVAAGQGV